A single window of Salvelinus sp. IW2-2015 unplaced genomic scaffold, ASM291031v2 Un_scaffold4571, whole genome shotgun sequence DNA harbors:
- the LOC139026369 gene encoding uncharacterized protein, whose translation MSEIVVSEIVLISASDRKTDSTDIPQSPSPPVSQSPSPPFPLSPISQSPIPQSPSPQSPCPPVPSLQSPSPPVPSSSPSLQSPSPVSQSPSPPVLPVPQSPVSQSPQSPSSQFPVPQSPILPRPQFSQVPSPPSPPVPPSLPSPPSLPVSQSQSQSPSPQSPSLPVPQSPSLPVSQSPVSQSPSPQSPSLPVPQFSQSRVPSLSSPQSPSPPVPQSPSPQLLPGPPVSIPQSPVSPVSQSPVPMSQSPVPVPRPQSLSVPQSRPPVFISSPAPAVSVTSLPAPVSASLPMSQSSPSPQSPSHSVPFPSQFPQSPSPPSQSPSLQSPSLSSVPLQSPSPPVPISQSPSPIPVPQSPSLPVSSVPQSPVPFHSPPVPLSQSPSPPVSQSPQSPSPPVPHPQSPQSLPVPQSPQSQSPSPPVSQSPSPSTQSPGLPVSQSPSLPVSQSPVSQSPSPPVSRPHSQSSQSPVPQSPSPRLPVPQSPVPQSPVPQSPPVSLSLPVSQSPSPQSPSLPSPQSPSPQSPSLPVPQSSPLAAPVNSTKTVXRELHEMGFHGRAAQHKPKITMQNAKXHRWTMEQWKRILWSDESRLTIWQSDRRIWVWLMPG comes from the exons ATGTCTGAGATCGTTGTCTCTGAGATCGTCYTGATCTCTGCTTCCGACAGGAAGACTGACTCAACGGACA TcccccagtctcccagtcccccagtctcccagtcccccagTCCCCCATTCCCCCTGTCCCCCATCTCCCAGTCTCCCATtccccagtctcccagtccccagtccccctgtcccccagtccccagtctccaGTCCCCCAGTCCCCCTGTCCCCAGCTCCAGTCCCAGTCTCCAGTCCCCGtccccagtctcccagtcccccagTCCCCCAGTCCTCCCAGtcccccagtccccagtctcccagtcccctcaGTCCCccagttcccagttcccagtcCCCCAGTCTCCCATTCTCCCCCGTCCCCAGTTCTCCCAAGTCCCCAGTCCCCCCAGTCCCCCAGTCCCGCCCAGTCTTCCCAGTCCTCCCAGtctcccagtctcccagtcccagtcccagtctcccagtcctcagtcccccagtctcccagtcccccagtcccccagtctcccagtctcccagtccccagtctcccagtctcccagtccccagtcccccagtctcccagtcccccagTTCTCCCAGTCCCGAGTCCCCAGTCTCTCCAGtccccagtctcccagtcccccagTTCCCCAGTCCCCCAGTCCCCAGTTACTCCCAGGTCCCCCAGTCTCCAtcccccagtccccagtctcccCAGTCTCCCAGTCTCCAGTCCCCATGTCCCAGTCCCCAGTCCCCGTCCCTCGTCCCCAG TCCCTGTCCGTCCCCCAGTCCCGTCCCCCAGTCTTCATCTCCAGTCCCGCCCCAGCCGTCTCCGTCACCAGTCTCCCAGCCCCAGTCTCCGCCAGTCTTCCCATGTCCCAGTCTTCGCCCAGTCCCCAGTCTCCGTCCCACTCAGTCCCCTTCCCGTCTCAGTTcccccagtctcccagtcccccatcccagtctcccagtctccagtcccccagtctctcctcagtccctctccagtctcccagtcccccagTCCCCATCTCCCAGTCACCCAGTCCCATCCCAGTCCCCCAGTCCCCCAGTCTCCCAGTCTCCTCAgtcccccagtccccagtccccTTCCACAGTCCCCCAGTCcccctctcccagtctcccagtcccccagtctcccagtctccccagtctcccagtcccccagTCCCCCATCCCCAGTCCCCCCAGTCCCTCCCAGTCCCCCAATCTCCCCAgtcccagtctcccagtcccccagtctcccagtccccatcTCCGTCCACCCAGTCCCCAGGTCTCCCAGTCTCCCAGTCTCCCAGTCTCCCCGTCTCCCAGtccccagtctcccagtcccccagTCCCCCAGTCTCCCGTCCCCATTCCCAGTCTTCCCAGTCTCCCGTCCCCCAGTCCCCCAGTCCCCGTCTCCCAGTCCCTCAGTCCCCAgtcccccagtccccagtccccCAGTCTCCGCCAGTCTCCCTCAGTCTCCCAGtctcccagtctcccagtccccagtctcccagtctccccagtccccagtcccccagtccccagtctcccagtctcccagtcccccagTCCAGTCCCCT agctgcaccggtcaacaGCACAAAAACTGTTRgtcgggagcttcatgaaatgggMTTCCATGGACGAGCAGCacaacacaagcctaagatcaccatgcaaaaTGCCAAGCSCCACCGttggactatggagcagtggaaacgcattctctggagtgatgaatcacgcctcaccatctggcaatcagacagacgaatctgggtatGGCTGATGCCTGGATAA